The Zingiber officinale cultivar Zhangliang chromosome 2A, Zo_v1.1, whole genome shotgun sequence genomic sequence GTTCTTTCAATCGATAGTAGAGTTTTGAGATTATGCTTCTTGTGCAGGACATCAAGACAGTCCTTCAGGCAATACATTTGTGAAGCGATTGGAAAAGGAATAGGAAGAAATGAGAAAGGCTCTGGGAACAGTGAAGGACCAGACCAGCATTAGTCTGGCCAAGGTCTCGAGCAACATGGCCCCCGAGCTCGATGTGGCTATAGTGAAGGCGACCAGTCATGACGAAGAACCAGCCAGCGAGAAGTACTTGCGAGAGATCCTGAACATGACATCCTACTCCAAGGGCCATGTCAGTGCTTGCATTGCGACCGTGTCTAGGCGACTCGGTAAAACTCGTGATTGGATCGTGGCCCTGAAGGCCCTCACGCTTGTTCATCGTCTCCTCGCAGATGGAGACCCTGCATTCCAACATGAGATTCTCTACGCGACTCGTAGAGGGACGCGGCTCCTAAACATGTCTGATTTCCGCGATGAGGCACACTCCAATTCGTGGGATCACTCCGCTTTTGTTCGCACGTATGCTCTGTATCTGGATCAACGTTTGGAGTTCATAATGTATGAAAGGAAAAAAGGCGGGGGCAGCGGCCGCACAACTGAATTTGGAGCTGACCGCCGGAATCGATCTGATTATGGTGATCATGATCCTTATGCATATGGCAATTATGGAAGATCGTCGTACTCATCCCCAAACGGAGGAGATCGGTATGAGGAACCTCGGAATGGGGAAGAGAAGAAGCCCCCGACACCACTGAGGGACATGAAGCCAGAAAGAGTGTTTGGCAAGATGCATCACTTGCAGCAATTGCTCGAGCGCTTCCTAGCCTGCCGACCCACTGGCAATGCAAAGCACAGCAGGATGGTTCTGATCGCTCTCTACCCTATCGTCAGCGAGAGCTTCCAGCTCTATGCTGATATATGTGAGATACTGGCAGTCCTTCTCGACCGCTTCTTCGACATGGAGTACCCTGACTGTGTTAGATCATTCGAGGCATATGCTAGTGCTGCGAAGCAGATTGACGAGCTCTGTGCTTTCTATGCATGGTGCAAGGATACAGGGGTGGCCAGGTCGTCGGAGTATCCAGAGGTGCAACGCATTACCGACAAGCTTCTGGAGACACTGGAAGAGTTTGTGAGGGATCGAGGGAGGAGGCCGAAGAGCCCTCCCAAAGAGGCAGTCGCTGCACCTGCTGTGGACAAGGAACCAGAGCAGGACATGAACAGCATCAAGGCTCTCCCTGCACCTTCCGACTACAAGGAAGAGGAGCCACAGACGGAGCTGCCAGCGAAAGCGACTGCGGAACCAGTCAAGCAGCCGCAACAACCTGACCTGGTGGATCTCAGAGAGAACGGTCTGACTGCTGAGGATCAATCTAATAAACTTGCATTAGCACTTTTCCAAGGACCATCGGGAGGTGATGGCGCAAATGGCTCATGGGAAGCATTCCCATTGACCGATGGGGATTCTGGAGTGAGTTCTGCCTGGCAAAATCCTGCAGCAGAAGCTGGCAAAGCTGACTGGGAACTCGTCCTTGTGGAAACTGCCAGCAACCTTTCGAAGCAGAAGGCTGCAATGGCCGGAGGGCTGGATCCGCTTCTGCTGAACGGCATGTATGACCAAGGCACTGTGAGGCAGCAAGTGCAAGCCCAGGCTAGCAGCGGGAGTGCAAGCAGCGTGGCCTTGCCAGTGCCTGGACGTGGCATGGCACCGGTGCTCGCCCTTCCGGCACCTGATGGCACTGTGCAGACGATCGGGCAGGATCCGTTTGCAGCATCCCTCAGTGTTCCTCCACCTTCCTATGTCCAGATGGCTGAGATTGAGAAGAAGCAACAATTGTTGGTGCATGAGCAGGTCTTGTGGCAGCAGTACGCCAAGGATGGAATGCAGGGCCAAGCCAGCTTGTCCAAGCTGACCAACAGCACCCTCATGCCGATCCCGGTGATGCCCTACGGGATGCCAGCAGCATACAATCCTGCAGCCAGTGGATACTACTATCCACCAACTTATTGAAACTTATTTCCTCTTCCCCCTAAGAGTCTGTTTTTGTTTCAGCTCAGCTTCTTCAGTGCTGATCACCCTCTTTTATAATGTGTATTATCTATTGCTTGTTCTATATACTAAGGTTTATGAGTGATCTTTTTTTTGGCATACTGCTCAAGTAAACAAATATTTTGAGCTTTTTCGTCACttatattcaaataaaataaataccaCGACAAACTAAATGTATTTGAGAACAAAACGTAACAATAAAACAATATACCAacacaaataaaaaaatttggcGGGAGAAAAACGTTCAATGAGAATCAAAAGCTTCTAAAACGCCTATCGGCAGTTAATTTGGCAACTAAACATCAAGAAAACAGCTCGGGCAATGTCTAGTCCAACACACAAATTCCACTGTACAAAGAAcgatcataaaaacaaaaacgcCAAAAGAATGCTGATAGATCACTAGAATATTCCTAATTCAGGGCAAACACTATGAACAGAGTTTCAGAACCCACCTACATGTTGTCTGGTGAATCTTCCTGATGTGCCAGAACCGCCATATGCTGCTGCAAAGGTTCCAGCTCCTGGATCAGATTGTTGTGCTTGCCAATTTATGCCTCTTGGACAATTTTGGAAGCTGTGACCGTTGCC encodes the following:
- the LOC122040507 gene encoding probable clathrin assembly protein At4g32285, which encodes MRKALGTVKDQTSISLAKVSSNMAPELDVAIVKATSHDEEPASEKYLREILNMTSYSKGHVSACIATVSRRLGKTRDWIVALKALTLVHRLLADGDPAFQHEILYATRRGTRLLNMSDFRDEAHSNSWDHSAFVRTYALYLDQRLEFIMYERKKGGGSGRTTEFGADRRNRSDYGDHDPYAYGNYGRSSYSSPNGGDRYEEPRNGEEKKPPTPLRDMKPERVFGKMHHLQQLLERFLACRPTGNAKHSRMVLIALYPIVSESFQLYADICEILAVLLDRFFDMEYPDCVRSFEAYASAAKQIDELCAFYAWCKDTGVARSSEYPEVQRITDKLLETLEEFVRDRGRRPKSPPKEAVAAPAVDKEPEQDMNSIKALPAPSDYKEEEPQTELPAKATAEPVKQPQQPDLVDLRENGLTAEDQSNKLALALFQGPSGGDGANGSWEAFPLTDGDSGVSSAWQNPAAEAGKADWELVLVETASNLSKQKAAMAGGLDPLLLNGMYDQGTVRQQVQAQASSGSASSVALPVPGRGMAPVLALPAPDGTVQTIGQDPFAASLSVPPPSYVQMAEIEKKQQLLVHEQVLWQQYAKDGMQGQASLSKLTNSTLMPIPVMPYGMPAAYNPAASGYYYPPTY